ACAGACAGTAGAGATAAGAATGGCTCAACGAACGTTTGGTCCTGTGGAAATCCTTGTAGAACAATTGTCTCAAAAAATACCAAATATGACTCAAAGTAGTCAAGAGCATAAGTTTGGAAGGAATCCATAACATCGTGGAACATTTCCCAGATTTCTGGTGTGAACTGATTGAAAAGTGCCTTTGAGGATAAAGCTAGGGAATCCATCAAGTCAACTATCTCAGTGATAAATGAAATTTGTGCATGGACAATAACAAACTTAACAACAGGAGCAAATTGCTCTACTAAGGATACTTTGTTCATGGACATAACCATAGTTGTCATAGTGGCGAGTAAAGCGCAAGCTTGCGTTTCTTGGTCTTGATCACCGGTGGAATAGGCGCCATTAGTGCTCTCGACAATCGATCTTCCTAGATTTAAAAATTGTTCAGCTAGATTTACAGCAAGATCTTTAGCAAATGGGGTTAATTCGTCGGCAAAGTTCTCAACAAAAGATTCCATAACTTCGGAGAGAATATCAATTTCGAATTCCTTGGACAATTTTAGTAGCTTTTCCATAATTCCAGGGACTTGTGAGGAAATGTGGCCATGAATATTTGGATTCAACACGACTAGTGATTTCAATGCATCTGCAGCCTCAACTTGAATTGGCAAGCAGTCACTATTTAGGAAATGACCGTAAGTTTgttcaaataattttgaCAATGTCCCCATATCGTTAATATCATATGGATATGATGCAACTGTTTCTAAGGCGCGCGCAACTAGAAAATGGTGGCTATCATCAGCAAGGAAGTTCACAATATAATTAGAAAACATGCCTTCAAGGTCCTGAGGGTTCTGGAAAAGGGAAAACAAGGTGCTGATCATACGCATGGCACCTTCTTGCTTGAAGCTCCATTCTTTGTCACCTTTGTGTTGACTGAAATTGGTAAAGACCTCATTGATGAATACTAAAACTTCATTTAATTTATCAGGTCTTACAGTGCCCAGCATGTAAACAAAATCAGAGGAAGCAAAATCAGCCATTGACCCATCTTTGTTCAAATCAAAGTATCTTCTTGTGTATTCCTCAGGGTCTTCGTAAAGTAGTTCGACACTCTCTTCTGTAGCACATAGGCATGGGAATATTAAGTGCTGGAGAACAACATTTAGATGAGGTTCTAGAAGTGGGAATAACTCGTTTGTTATCATACATTTTTCAAGGAATTGGACCATATAATATAAGGAAGCTTCACCCAACCATAAAGATTTGTTGCTCCAGGACTCAATGAACTTGAAATATTCTTGAATAATCTCAGGAACAATCTTGGTGAATACATAGTTAACAAACTCTGGTGTGATGACCTTTGTAGATCTGCTATATCTGTATAGGAAACGAGTCAAGTTACCAAAGCCCCATTTGTTCACTTTAACTCTCTTATCAAGAGATCTATCACTTGGATCCAATTCCAGAACTTCAGCTGGTAGTGGTTTTTGGCAGATGAATAGATGTAGTTGAATCCACGCATTAAGCTTGTCTAAGTCGGCAAAGTATTTTGGTAAGTTGTTCAGACATGAGTATTTGAATGACTTCAATACCAGGTAGAGGAGTTCGTTAGATCTATAATCAGTTTGGTTCACTAGTTGTGAGGTGATATTCTCAACAATAGggaaaatttcaataatgaaGTTGTCAATTACTTCTCTGTTATCTGACATATCCCATCTATGAACAATTGCTACTTCGAAAACTAACAATAGACCAGGGTATAAGTATTCTTGTTTGCCACTAGTCAATAATTCTTTTACTGTAGCAGTCAAATCCCATGAGTTGTCAGCATTCAGTATACCTCTAATAGACTCAGTCAAATGTGGCCTCAAATGAGAACTCTCGCTAAACTTAATCAATGTTTGCACTAATTGTTCCTTAACACTTGCCTGTTCTTCTTTAGTTAAGCCCTCTGTATATTTAGTAGTATTCCAAGACCTCTGtattttgttcttcatgTAAATAGCAGCAGAGAGTCTCACGTTCATGGCAATACTGTTGTCAGTCACAACATTTAGCAGAAAAGACGTAAAACCGGGCTGTTTCTGGTACTCATATAGCTGGTCCTCAGCCTGCTTGATAACTTTGGCATCAGATATTAGCGTATGCCCAATGCATGTAAGAATAGCACGTTCATCCAACATCGCTATTGTGTCGATAACCTATTTACTGCAGTACAAATACAACAGTCTtacaaatgataataaaatagGAGACAATTCTAAAAGAGTGGACCGATCTACAACGGGTAAATGCATAAATATACTCCGGTGTTTCCTATTTTTGTTAGAGTATTCGACCAGCTTGCTATTTGGAATTGGAATTGTTGCGATGATGATGAGATGAGATGGacttgcaaaaaaaaaatgaaaaattcGAAACTTTCGGCAGACATACCATAGAATTATCACGtgatatatttatatatttatatatatatatatatatatatccACTTGAAGTTTATATATGTGTATTAATTTCATGAGTTAGGCAAATTGTGTGCATACTC
This is a stretch of genomic DNA from Nakaseomyces glabratus chromosome M, complete sequence. It encodes these proteins:
- the SXM1 gene encoding Sxm1p (CAGL0M01496g~Ortholog(s) have protein transporter activity, role in mRNA export from nucleus and cytoplasm, nucleus localization), producing MLDERAILTCIGHTLISDAKVIKQAEDQLYEYQKQPGFTSFLLNVVTDNSIAMNVRLSAAIYMKNKIQRSWNTTKYTEGLTKEEQASVKEQLVQTLIKFSESSHLRPHLTESIRGILNADNSWDLTATVKELLTSGKQEYLYPGLLLVFEVAIVHRWDMSDNREVIDNFIIEIFPIVENITSQLVNQTDYRSNELLYLVLKSFKYSCLNNLPKYFADLDKLNAWIQLHLFICQKPLPAEVLELDPSDRSLDKRVKVNKWGFGNLTRFLYRYSRSTKVITPEFVNYVFTKIVPEIIQEYFKFIESWSNKSLWLGEASLYYMVQFLEKCMITNELFPLLEPHLNVVLQHLIFPCLCATEESVELLYEDPEEYTRRYFDLNKDGSMADFASSDFVYMLGTVRPDKLNEVLVFINEVFTNFSQHKGDKEWSFKQEGAMRMISTLFSLFQNPQDLEGMFSNYIVNFLADDSHHFLVARALETVASYPYDINDMGTLSKLFEQTYGHFLNSDCLPIQVEAADALKSLVVLNPNIHGHISSQVPGIMEKLLKLSKEFEIDILSEVMESFVENFADELTPFAKDLAVNLAEQFLNLGRSIVESTNGAYSTGDQDQETQACALLATMTTMVMSMNKVSLVEQFAPVVKFVIVHAQISFITEIVDLMDSLALSSKALFNQFTPEIWEMFHDVMDSFQTYALDYFESYLVFFETIVLQGFPQDQTFVEPFLSLLSVKLESEIDYDVEGVMNLLTCFALSMKETPFLEKALSRAMDEEFGLDDKQVIKMVLAYLFVKPIETLQVMESSGVTLNILKRWFDLKFKSVFAIKLQILAIMSILKLPELPSCVSGYLKEFSNKLVTLVEQLPVAIRNREALNKGEELSGGADGTDLLDPQEEDEYLEEYDDDLKESILDQVNAFQEVSVFLTSLQSENPQRYQDIISGMSDDKKESLQVILEFVSNN